The Dermacentor silvarum isolate Dsil-2018 chromosome 3, BIME_Dsil_1.4, whole genome shotgun sequence region ATAGACGTCACACGCTTTCTAGCGTGTGGTACGCATATCAGGGTATGCCTCCCTTTAGCAGCCTCTGAGCCATGCGTCTTACTCACAAGAATTTTTTTACAAGGGGATCTTGAAATGAAGGCTATAGCGTGCACGATGAAAATAATTGTAGTAGTTCCAAGCACCTAGAACGTTACAAattaggtggtgtccaaatccatgTTCCAGTAACAGCTCTTTCGGAGTAGCAAACACTGATCTCGAAAGCTATACTTTTGCTGGCTGCGTGCACCGGAAGCGATTGCAGGAACCAGAAGTACGTCGTGGCCGCCACGTTTGGACATAGAGAAAAATGCTTTCATCTGCAAGCTCATTCGCATCTGAGAACGATCGCTGTCCTTGGTGACTATCCACAAATTTTTTATACGGCCAATGCGGCAAACTTTTAATTTTGCACAGTCACTGCGAAGTCCGCACGAAAGATCAGACTCCTAGCATTCCTCGTTTCTGTATATACGTTGAAAGACTGCGAGTGTGCCTGGAACGTGGCTAAAGTCGTATATCGAGCCTTGAACACGCCACAAATGCGGGCACACAATGAGACCACATGGGACCGCAAAATATGTCTCCCTACGGCTGTTGACACTGGAAACGCATACCGGCACAACGTACATATAGCCCGCGAATAACGCCGCCGTAGGGGACAACCACCGTTCCTCCCTGATTGTTCTATCAAGTTCGACGTCAGCGCCTCATCAAGTGGCTccgggagaaagagaaaataactAGACGAAAAAATAGTTCCACTAACCCTCCAAGCATGCCATATAGCATACATGCGTTGTGATGTCTCGAAAGCTGCGCGCGTGTGCGTCACGAGCACTATCAGTTATCACAGTGGCGTTTCTATGTGCACACTGTGACGCGCCCGCTAACACTCAGCACTCTCCCCTCTCCACGTGTCGGGTAGCAAACTCgactaagtctggttaacctTTCCTACCtccctgctctctctctctctttctcagcaCACCACGACATTTCTCTTGGATAGCTCCAAAGGAGGCGAGGTCCGCCTCTAATTCTATAACGAAATGTGTGACCGATGGTGGCATCGAACATCTGTCTTCCACCACAGTAGCACAATGCCTAGGCCACGGTTATGCCACGGTCGCGCGCATGCTTCTCTCTTGACAACTGGCACTTTGAGACGGTGTGTTAGACTGCATGGCCTTCGGGATAGGCTTACATTATGCGGAAATCTCCAAAGCGGGCGAAGTCTgcctataatgctatcgcattaaaagtgAAGGACGGGAACTTGACTTGCCATTAGGTATGAAAGGAAGAAAGGAGCGAAAACGCTGAGCATCTCGTTTCGTCTGGAGGTGCACATAGAAACTTTAGTCAGCCACTGAGGTCTGCCGACTTCTGGGACTGCAATGACGCGCGCATCGTTTTCTCCCCTCGTGGCCACGGTGCGAGTACAAGCTATTGCCACCGAGAATGATCTTGAGTGATCAGTTTTATCTAACGTGGTGCGGAGTAGAAGGTGCCGGTCATCATAGCGGGGAAAGATGCAGAGGAGATGTTGGGGGAGTTACGGGTGGTGATGCGTCTATCGagccatgcgcaaaaaaaaaaaaagaacctacaaGCAGCAGTCAGCTGCACGCTCTTTCCATCGAGGCATTCTAGTTGAGCAGCCAAGACGCATACAATTTAGTATGTGCCGAACAACGTGACGGCGCTTTTACCTCACTGGGGCAATGTCTTGCTGATGGATTCGTGAGTAATACATCTTTTCGTCGCGCCAGTTTATGGTCGCGTACTCACCGTGAGGAACAGGGCTGTGCGGAACGGGCGCTTCCAGCGAAGCAGCTTGCGACACTCGTGGTGTATGTCCTTCAGCCAGTCGTCCACACGCTCTGTTGGGGTAACAGtggcgaagaaagaaaaaaaaaagaatggtcgAATTATTAGAGAGATGTACGGTAATGGAGATACAATGCGTGGTCTACTGTTAACCCTCCCAAGGGCGAATTTTTCGCACGAGGCGCCCGTATAAACTGACGCGGCTTTTCAAGAACACAAAGTTCCGAATGTTCCCCGTCAGAATTTGTGGAAATGGTCTAGCGGCAAGCATTCATTTTTGCTTCCAAACAGGTCCACAGGATGTCGTTTTTAAAATTGCGTAAGTTACTGTGGTCTACTACGGCGTCGCTCTACAGTACTTCCACTGCAATATGGGCCTTAAAGACAGTAACTGAGAAGTTAATTCacgatttcttgttaattagtgaACGGACTGCCACGGCCGCTTGCCCACCTAGTGTCCGCCGTGCTGAAGGCACGAGCAGTGGAAAGAAGCATCACCGCTTCGATTAAATCttacaaaacaggagaggccctgacgtcacgtttttgaagccggaagtgcagccatgttggtgtgccatctctctttgcgcctccaatctggggttctgcagctcgccggagcagaagAGCGCGAACTTTTTTGAACTTGCACTGTTACGacccgccggaagtgtgtgctcctgacgcgcgtcaaaacaaagcctacaaaacttctgcagcagttttagtgaagcagacgcgctcctgtgtttttccgtggcaggttgaagaagacgacgaagacccgcacCGTGATTCCTTCAGTGTATCTGTTgctgaggcaacaacaacaacaacatctgttgctggctgacactcgcaGACCCAAAACACACCACACTCCGAAGTCAGCTTTTCTcacgaacaaaaggtgctgcgggaaagacaccggcggggaaaaagaaaacttatctcacttttcagagaccgaaagcagcagcgaaagcttcaggagagcggttgctatggcaacgtcgacatttagggtacccgtcccagtgctcctttgcgaaaaacagcacgtgacttccgccacaccttctccaatacgtccgtgctggccgggcgGGGCCTCTCCTTGGTTCCCTTCCTCCATGTTTTTAAACAATTCCAGCAGAAATAATCTCGGTATGACTGTCGACATTACTGCGATTAGTAGTGAAACAATGAAGCGACCCACCGCAGTGTCACCACCGAAACACGTGACGTATGAGGCGTGAACTACATCCGGGCTTCTCTCACGCGCTTacctctggacatgctacgctCTCTAGCGGCGGCGCAATGAAGTCCATACGTTGCACTCGTCTGAATATATGTGACACTGGTTTGATTCCGCCAAGCACCGTAGAAATTTTGAATGATATTTATATTGAAAAGTCCGCGACAGTGTATGACTGTATGTAATTTATTTGACTGTATgtaaaggcatttgattcagtagagataccagcagtcatagaggcattgcgtaatcaaggagtagaggaggcatacgtgaatatcttagcaaacatctacaaggattccacagctaccttggttctccacaagaaaagtagaaagttacctatcaagaaaggggtcaggcaaggagacacaatttctccaatgttattcactgcatgcttagaagaagtatccaagctcttagattgggaaggcttaggagtgaggatcaagggcgaatatctcagcaaccttcggtttgcagatgacattgtcctattgagcaacaatggagacgaattacagcaaatgattgaggaccttaatcgagaaagtgtaagaattgtgttgaagatgaatatgcaggagacaaagataatgttcaataacctggcaaggaaaccagaattcaggatcgccagtcagcctctagaatctgtaaaggagtacgtttatctaggtcaattactcacaggggaccctgatcatgagaaggatatttacagaagaataaaattgagttggagtgcatacggcaggcattgccaaatcctgacggggagcttacagtgtaaaatcattgcattctaccggtgctaacatatggggcagaaacttggaggttaacaaaaaagctagagaacaagttaaggaccgcacaaagagcgatggaacgaaaaatcttaggactaacgttaagagacaggaagagagcagtgtggatcagagaacaaacggggatagccgatattctagttgacattaagcgcaagaaatggagctgggcaggccatgtaacgcgtaggatggttaaccggtggaccatatagggttacagaatgaataccaagagaagggaagcgcagtcgaggtcggcagaaaaccagatgggttgacgaagttaggaaatttgcagacgcaagttggaatacgctagcgcaagacatgggtaattggagatcgcagggagaggccttcgtcctgccgtggacaaaaaatataggctgatgatgatgatgaatacagTCATACACTACCGAGTAATtatgtagtagtagttgtagtacaATAGAAATGTAGTAATGTAATACGCGAATGCGGGTACTACAAGAATGAAGCGTATAGTACTTACCGTACTTGAGAAGAGTGTCACGGAcgctaaaagaaagaaagaaaaggaaacataTATATTACAACTGGAAAAAAAACACGAATATTTGTGAGAATACAGCAAACACCGTTCGCCGGCGTGTTCTGTTGAGCGTcaaaatacagtcgaacccgaataCAATAGCGAACACGGATAAAGCGAGCTATCATTTGTATCGAATACGCGAAACTTCTGAAGCTTGCCAACGTAAAATTTCTCATCGCACTTTATAGCTGCGTTTGCGCCCCTCGTTTTTACTTATTTTTAGGTGATTTGATTTCTTCTGCCGCAGCTCTTGAAAGGGATAAAAGATTGTCATCCAGTCGATTGTAGCACTAAGATAAAAAGAAGGCAAAAtattattgtgtgtgtgtgtttaggtGATCTGTGCGATAATGATTTATAGCATGCGTAAAACATGCCAAAAGTGTATGGAAGTCGCTATTTGTAGTGGCGCCGAGAAACAGTTACAGCAACCGGCAGAAATAACGGCCTACTATGCGCAGATTGGTTTTAAAAAATTATTTCCTTTCTTGCTGCGTATATAACGAACGTAGCGCATAAGTTCAGTTATCGACTTGTTTATGTATACCGAATCACATGACGTATACAACAATTTTTCTTATAACCGGGCTCAACTTATACGCAGTACTTGAAATGGCTAAAGTAGAGTGCgcttttaaaaaaaaaatctgtgaatTTTGAGTCGTACTTTGTCATCCAAGTCACAGCTTGCACTACAAATAGACAGCGCAGCAATTTGGACACACGCTTACACAAAAACAGACGCACAAAATGACAGCGACACATGCACGAACGTTGGGACGGCATCATATGGAAGTACTTTCCAGGCCACAAAGTATGCTACCCATGAACGCCATGCTTGTAGTGAAGGGGTAGAACGTAGAAGGAAACTGTAACTACAAGAATTTACGGACATTAAACTTGTAAGCACCTCGCCCATTTTACCCTGATTTTTTTTACTGActtcagaaaagaaaaaagaatatggTAAACTTAGATACAACCAAGCCTTGATTCTAATTAGGATAACCTGTAGTTCGGTAAGATGCTACTTCAATGGGACACAAAGAATAAAATAATCCGCCATCTGTTTGAAAACTACCGTTctaaagtaataataataataataataataataataataataataataataataataataataataataataataataataataaactctTACAGTGACAGCAGCCTTGGTAAGCCAGTTAACATGCAAAACAAAAtaaaggtggcgacgccgccctGTCGTTCTTGCACAAGCTCACTGTGGCaccatggattttgacagcgtcccCTGGGGCTTAGTTAATTAATTATTGCTAAAAATGGGCTACGTAGCATTTTAAAACATCCAAGTAGCTTCATTGCGTCACGAATACAAGAAAATACCTTGAAATTTACGACGTCCCATTGAGACCGGCGGTGGCAGTTTGAAAGCAAaatttagaaaagaaaaaaaaaaaagaactttgagGTTTATCTTTGCTTCTAAAATTCGATCCTATtattgaaaaaataataaatgcagAGTACTGAAAGAACATTTAATCTAGATATTCATTTAGCGTTACCCTTGAGCGTGACCTTTAAGAGAACAGAGAAATTAAGAAGTCGTCATTCGCGTAACCAATAATAACTGTCCGCATTAATCAGATAAAACATAATTTACAGCAAGTCCCCTTTCGTGTTAAAGACACCATATATacggtgttctttttttccagctgcagcagtatttaaaaatttgcctgtggcaaatagtaCGATTCTAAACCTCAAGCTTAATTACTTGATGAGGTTACCATTACTTCTactacaagaaatcaaaatgtttaattgaataattaacataattacatgAATTATCTTATACAGCGACATATATttcaatgtacgaattgtagctaCTGAGTTTGTAAGGCTTGTCaaattggaacaaattctgaAGATGGAACcgatttcgagatatgcgccgtgagacgcggtaaaaatgcactgttgttccgcttacagtgcgcgcgcgcgtgtatatacatacatacacgtacGTATACAGGCTGTTTCGCGTAACTTGAACCGCTGATTTTAAAAGCAGTGGTTAGCTTAAGCACATTTAAATCCCTcatttttaagaaaacgctgttttatgcactgaagcccCAAAAGCAACTAGAACGTTAATGCagtttgtcggacactttgacaATTATTATCTAGGAACTGGTGTAGTCCTGATAATTTGTTCGAGGTAGATACGCCATGCGAACTCACTGGATACAATTCAGATTGTAGTATGTGCCATAAAGTGATTAATTAAAATGTTAGTGTAATTGTGCTATTTTATCAATTAGGTATTTTCAATTCTCGTAGAAGTTATGGTCGCCTCCTCGGGTAATTTAGCTCAATGTTTGAAATTGTGCTCTTTAACACAGACCATTTGACAAGGTTTAAtgctgctacaaaaaaaaaaaagaaagaaaagaaattgctGCACATGTGCTTGCTTCGCTGTAAATGACGTCGGAAGACGATTTTTccgccgcccctgatacgtaacgcCCTTTCTTTTCCCCCCTCCCACCACTCATGCTCTtctcctcccctctcactcctcccatgatggatgaaacggaggttttgctgaattcaattcaaatttcccgtgttcgccctgctctcgcgccatctgttgggaccttttattactgttgactTAAAggcggctacagagccgcggcttcagtcggcttgtctTCAACGCGTaacgtctcttcgacaccatttctgacgcgttgatttttcatttactaacgtaaaaaccagtccaatgtgtattcttaattaaatgaacgctgcagatcacgattatgtacatatattttgcctcaaataggcctgaggtttcctttgcggtgtataatgttgacgtgtcaCGGTGTGTGACcctgtgccaccagtgctagtagcttggttggttttggccgggcggttgaatcgacagacagacagacagacagacagacaaagtttctTGCGTTTAGGTAGCCCATCAAAGACCATCGTCTTAAAAAATGAAGAAACACCTTGAGACTGGGGTATAGGTGTTGTATGAACAGGCATAACGTGCCTCACAAAGACTTGGCAAGCCTTTCTGATGCATTTTATCCCTGTATATGTAACTTGGTTGCGGACGGAGTGCAAGAACGCTATAGCGTACTGTGCATCGGGTCCgagttaaagaacaccaggttgtcaGAATTAATCCACAAGATTGGCATTGCCTAGTCATGTACCGTATGCCTTTTTGCGAACGTCAACGAAGACAACCTCCTTCGTGAATTGCCTCGAATAAAGACGGAGAAATGGAAACTTACAAGTTGAAGGAGAACGGCGGGTCCGGTTCGACCACTCGCTTCTCCTCGAGCTCCCCGCCGTCGGCGTCCGCGCTCTGGGCCCGTTTCTGTGCCAACGCTGCTAGAGCCTTCATGCGACGCATCTTGGCGGCTCGCAACAACACCTCGGGGGGTACCACGTCCTTGGTGAAAATGAGACCCGAGCGTTGGAACGACGTGCTGGGCTGCTCGTCATCGACGCTTTCGGGAGGGTCTGGGATGTTTTCCAGCCGAGCCCTGCAAGAACACAGAGAAAACACATCGAACAAACGCTTTTTGCATAGTCCACTACAGTGCTGCGGAATGCCCTAACCGATCACGTAACCTCACGCAGTGCGCAATGCAGAGCAAGTACATAACGCATACTTTGTAAACATGCCAGCATGCTGCGTTTCTGAATATAAGATTTCTTTTGTTTAGTATTATTTCTTTGTGATGCTACGTGCCGTTCTGGGCACTGGTGCACGCCATTATCTGCTCTTTCATTCCATATTGAGTGCAGATTTACTTTCGTTGAAAACTGTATACGTTTTAAATCGTCATAACTGTTGTGAACGTATACTTTTGTGACATGCTATGTTCTTCAAGGAGGACACGAATTGGATGAACTAACTCATAGAGCTCCGATATAGCAGGTGAGAATGAATTAATGTGCTACATCATGGTCCGTGGCCCGTTTGCAACAGGGCACTGGCAGAAAGAGCTTTCCGGTCAGTACAGGCATTACCTCCTCTGGAAGGTCTCGCGGATCTTGTTCGTCCAGCCGTAGGACTTGCGGCGTCGCACTTGCGCTGGCTTGGCGAGCTCTTCGGGGCACTCCACGAGGGGCACCGCCTGGTCCTCCAAGAAGGTCTCATCTTGCTCGACCACTTCCTCGATGAGCGGAGGTACCGACGTGGAAGTCGTTTCCGGCACTTCGGCGTCAACGGCCTGCTGCTCCTTCCGCTTCTGCTCAGAAAAATAAGAGTTAAAGGTAAATAAggtaaagcgaaaaaaaaattaattcgggTTCTTaagtgccgaaaccacgatctgtttGTGAGAGAGGGGAGGAGGAAAGGCCGGATGGTTAACTAAACTTTGTCGTCTGTGGCGACGGACTGCTCCTAATGTATCTAGGTAAATGAGCGTTTCGTTTTGCACATGGTGCCCATCGCAGGGTGGCCGTTGCAGCCGGGATCAGACCAGCAACCTCGAGCGTCTTGTCTTTCTCGTGCTGTAACCCGGGGTCGAGCTCCGCAGAGCAACGCAATAGCCACTACACTATCGCGGTGAGCCAATAAGGTCAAGTGCTGGCAGAAACGCGTAGACAAAAGTCTTCCCGGGAAAAGACTTTGAACTCGAGAGGATAAGCGTAGACGGAACCTACTTTGAGCGAGTGCGCTTAGCCTCAGCGAAGGTCACGTTCGTTTCACATTGCTGTACCATGGGTAAATCAGCTCACACATTCTATACTTGTTACTTTAAAGCAATATTTCTAAAATAACAGTATGATCAATCATCACGAGCCAAGAGAAGACATCATTGCACCCTTTAATTGGGAGCGAGGCGAGCGGCGAAACGCAATAAACGAGACTGCTTTCGATATCACCGTAAAAATGGCAGCTTCTATTGCGGAAGACACGAAGGCGCTAGGAACGTTTGAAGTTTCAAGAAAGGTGGATTCAAAATTAGTACACCCACTGGATTGAATATTATTGTACCTTTGAAGCCGTGCCACCGGGGAAATGGAGGCGTCATTTCTGAAGCAGTGCTGTCAACCGATACTTCGACGCAGCGAAGCGAGTCGAGTGAACACAATCGCTGCAGCGTGTTCTACAGCGAGTGTCACTGAGCATTTCCGTTGTGACAGCCTGCTAATTGCACTAACGATGAGTTGCGCTCGCCCCAAACTCATACTATTTGGAAATGATAGTAGTTCGAAATGTGTAGGAAATGTGGTGCCCCTCACTCTTCGAAATTTCTTAACCTGTTGAAGGTTCTTGTATTGTCTGCAGTTTCCTTGAAGGGCTCACTGAAAACTgaggatggatgaatggatgcaaaactttaatgaaagtcctgaggtacgcgacccAGCGCTGAAAACTGAGGGAAAAATATTTTTAAACCACCGTGCATGGTGGTTAAATCTTCTCCGTAGTGGGCAAGAGCCATTGATCGAGAATAAAAACTTTTATTAGTGGGCCCTTATTGCGCTTTTTAGAATATTATTTCATATTGATTATTATTCAATCTGTGCTCTACAGATTCCTTTCTTTTAATCCTAGCGCCTGCTCATACTCGACTTGTGCATCTACTTTAGTTACTGCCGTCATCACAGGGCTCCACTTGGGAACTTCGGTTATACACGGGCATTTGCATTTGTAAATCGCCAACTAGGGAGCACTTACCGCAAGAATCCTGAACATTGGTTCATTTTAGATGAGATAGGAGAAATTCAAATGTCGCGTCCCAATTCTACCTGGAGGCGTATTTCACCGCCAACACAGACACTCGCATCCCTTGCCTCGACTAGCGTCCATGCCTTCTTCCATACCGCCACTGTGTCAGGTTTATACTTTGCACACTAAACGAGAACAGCACAAAAGCGGTGCCGCATTCTTCCTGGTGCCGCATTCGCACTGTTCACGTTTAGTATGCCCTGGACTAGAGGCCCCAACCAGTGTATCCCAAATTTTGGGtcattcattaaagtttctctctctcttaccaaaTAGTAGTCTTACTATACTATACTCACTCACAGTCTTACTAGCCTTACTATACTTCGCAGACGCGATTGTCAGGCTACGCACCAAGTTGGCTTAGTCTCATTGCCAACACATAATGAGGGGTCTCTTAAGGGGTTCACCGTAGAAAATACCTCTACTTAGGACCTCATAAACGGGTCGCAGACACGCGGCGAGTCAAGTTTAAATTGGCCACCAAAGCGAACACGTCGCGATCTAAGCCTGTACCTCATCCCCATTACACGGTCGACTGTCCGCCATTGCTTGAAAGCGTACGGAGAGTTTGTGCATACCGCATAGGAACGGTAGACGCGCAATATATGGATGCATGCGGCATCCTTCTTACACCCAGTTAACATCCTCCTGTCGCATCCGTAACAACCACGACAAACCACTGCTGCATGAGCCCCCCGGCCCTCCCCGTAGTGATTCACTTCTGGCTTGGCGCCGGTGAAGAGAAGGGCCATTCGTTACATTTTAACACGTAACCGAAGTTATCAACTGTCCACTCCCCCTTAAGCATTGGCaagatgctaaaaaaaaaatcatttaccGACAACACGATGGCATTCGATGGTGTTCTGTGGTAGGACCACAAGGACGGCACTCTTTAAGGCGCAACCAACTATTAACACATAGGGGAGCAAGCATGACACCATGCAACGATAGACGCATCGATAAAACACGGTGTTCCTCTGTCGCACACACAGTGcgacttgttttctttcttttgttatctAATGGTGCCGCTATATCTCCAGTGAGTTGACCTGTTTCTGACTAATAATTACTAATTGGACTCGCTACTAGCCTCTGGCAACGAGTACAAAGTGTTTGTAATATGTGTACAATATTTTGTAAggcaaaaatagaaagaaagaccATGCCCACGCTTGGGAGGCTGTGAACCTTCTCTAAGGAGGAGGGTCGCTCAACGTAGCGACATCAATGTATCCTACGCCAGTGAACCCACCGATGTCAGCTGTCAACGAGAGAGCTCGCCATGGAAGTATAAATTTATATCAAGCTctcaaaaataaaattaaaaaaaaaagagggaaagaaaggtGCCGCAGCCCGAGAAAGCACGGAGGCAGGAAGAATTTGTGCGAGAAAGCAGCCGCACGTTGTCTTTGGACGCGCCAAATTTTACAGCGCCGGCGGTGCCGACGGCACGGCCACTGGCGGCGCCTTGACCAGTCGTCGTGACAGTTCCGCGACCAGCTGGCTGAAAACGAGAGAGTCTACGTTCTGCCCGACGAGGCTGAGCAGGAAGACGTCGCCCGCCGACAGGGTCGACACGACGGCCGCGATGCGCTTGCTGTCCGGGTATCGCCAGGCGAGCAGGCGACGCCGGAGGGGCGCGCTCAGCAGCAGCAGGAACCGGTAGATCACCGTCAGGGAGCCGGTGAACAGAAGCAACCCGTACCAGAACCAGAGGAAGGCGAACAGCTTCTCGTTGAGGATGTTGAGCGGCAGAACGCAGATGGCCTCGCGATTCTCGATCGTTCCCGACTGGCCGTACTTGAGGAAGGTGCACATGGCGATCCGCGGGAACGCCATCACGGCGGGACTCACGAACTCGCGGCCTTCGCCGCGGTGCCAGCGCACGAGGTCCCAGCCATAGGTCAGGAATCCTCCGCCCAGAACGTAGTCGGTGAGCAGCGCCTGAGCAATGACGTTGGCGACGCCGAGCAGCTCGCACAGGAGATACTTGACCAGGTAGCAGCGGTTGCGGTTCATGTTCACGACTAGGAAGTCGACCATCTGCGATCTCAGCTCGGCCCTGTCCTGCGTCACCGCCGAGCGTATGTCTAACGCAGCCACTATGGCGGGGACCTTGCCGCCTTCCCAGGCCTTCCAGAGCCATCGCGGCGCGTAGAAGCACAGCGCCTGCGCGAACATGAGGAAGCAGACCCACTGGTAGTAAGTGTGGTACTTGCGCTCGCCGCCGCCGTGACCCACGCCCGGGTAGACGACGCTGCCGTTGTACGAGGCGTTGAAGAGCCGGCGCAGGCTGAAGGTGGACTCGACCCAGCAGAAGGAGTCCACGACGCTCTTGGGCAGCGTCGGGCAGTGGCAGTCGATGGGCGTGCCCACGTACTCCTTGGCGGTGAGCAGGACGCTGAAGCACATGAGGAAGGCCACCGTGACGCCGGTGTGCAGGCGGAACACGTTGCCGTCGATGTGCACCTTGCGCAGCTTGAAGAGCTTGCTCAGGCTGCCCAGAAGGTGCAGCATGGTGCCGGCCTTTTTTGCCGAGACGCGACGCCTTGCGAACTGCTTGACGAGCTTATTGCTGTTGACCTGATGGGCGGATTAGGTGTATTCGAAACGCTGCATCGCGAATCCCTGCGCGAGCCAACGCGGCGGCGGCTATGGTTGAACGGCGCGTGACCATCGTTCGCTCCTCATACCATGGCGCTGACCCACTAGGCGGTATTAACCGAGAAGCCAGCGGTCAAAGGGAGAAGATAAAGTTCTGAATAGTTTATCCAGATATTTCCCTCAAAGTGTTCCTATGCACATTTCGAATATTTATCGACAAGAGAGTATCCCGCAGGTGAATGTCCTTAAATATTTGGGTGTAATGTATACCGACAAGCTTAATTCGAGTCCGCATATAGAGCATTTGACCTCAAACAGAGCACGGGCAGTAGTAATGCTGCGTAGACTTAGCAGCGATTGATCAGGATTACGTCGGCATGAGCTGTTTATGATCTACTGCATGTATGTTCGCCAGATAATAGAGTTTGGCGGCGTTTTGTTTTCTGGCGGACCTGCATGCAAAATTCGGTCTCTGCTAGAACGAGAAGCATTACGTTTATGTCTTGGGCTTCCTAAATTCGTCGCTAATGACATATCAAGAAGCACGCTCGCCTTCTCTTATCATG contains the following coding sequences:
- the LOC119444805 gene encoding innexin shaking-B, with the translated sequence MLHLLGSLSKLFKLRKVHIDGNVFRLHTGVTVAFLMCFSVLLTAKEYVGTPIDCHCPTLPKSVVDSFCWVESTFSLRRLFNASYNGSVVYPGVGHGGGERKYHTYYQWVCFLMFAQALCFYAPRWLWKAWEGGKVPAIVAALDIRSAVTQDRAELRSQMVDFLVVNMNRNRCYLVKYLLCELLGVANVIAQALLTDYVLGGGFLTYGWDLVRWHRGEGREFVSPAVMAFPRIAMCTFLKYGQSGTIENREAICVLPLNILNEKLFAFLWFWYGLLLFTGSLTVIYRFLLLLSAPLRRRLLAWRYPDSKRIAAVVSTLSAGDVFLLSLVGQNVDSLVFSQLVAELSRRLVKAPPVAVPSAPPAL
- the LOC119444804 gene encoding uncharacterized protein LOC119444804 produces the protein MRPSWRTRRCPSWSAPKSSPSQRKARLENIPDPPESVDDEQPSTSFQRSGLIFTKDVVPPEVLLRAAKMRRMKALAALAQKRAQSADADGGELEEKRVVEPDPPFSFNFVRDTLLKYERVDDWLKDIHHECRKLLRWKRPFRTALFLTVALFCIWMGCLLQLLLALPVLYIIGQSFDTSFTGSNKKTTRKSRRMLQGRRRAQDPEARHASFENLPGDLDCLRQD